The nucleotide window GGACAAGTGCCGTCTCTCCAGCGGTTTGTAAATGGACTCTAAAGACAAGCGACGGCACCATGTGACCAAAGTGAAGTGGACGGCACGGCCCTTATCTCTGAAGGAGAAAGGGATGGCTGGGAGCAGTGATGGCACCTTCGCTCTCCGGCCAGAGCTGTAACATGAAAACGGCCGTCCTCGCTGGCAACAGAGCTAAAGTGGATCTATTTCAGGTGCTGTACTTCAAGAGGCCGGCGCGCAGAGACATGACAGAATGGACGCTGCTCAAGCGGCTGCTGGACGCCGTGCACCAGCACTCCACCATGATCGGACGCCTCTGGCTCACGGTCATGGTGATTTTCCGCCTGCTCATCGTGGCCGTGGCCACTGAGGACGTCTACACAGACGAGCAGGAGATGTTTGTATGCAACACACTTCAACCGGGATGTCCCAACGTCTGCTACGACGCCTTCGCGCCGATCTCACAACCTCGCTTCTGGGTCTTCCAGATCATCACGGTGTCTACACCTTCGCTTTGCTTCATCATCTACACCTGGCACAATTTGTCCAAGCAGCCAGAGGCCGAGCAATCGAAGGAAGCATATGATCGCAGCTGTGACTCGGATAGTTGCTCCATCAAGTCGCACAAACATCTCGGACACAGTCTTGCTGATGTCCTCGAAGGCATCGCCAACCAAAGCAACCAGGAAAAAGCTCCAACCAAAAGCTCCTCAGGCGTCCTTTCCAAGTACTACATCTTCCACGTTTGCTTTCGCGCCATTTTAGAAGTTGGTTTTGTAGTGGCTCAATGGCTCCTCTTCGGTTTTCACGTTCCTGCTCACTTTGTGTGCTCAGCAAAGCCTTGCATGCAGAAGGTTGACTGCTATGTCTCACGTCCCACTGAGAAAACCATCTTTCTAATCTTTATGTTTTGCGTTGGCATCTTCTGCATCTTCCTCAACTTCTTAGAGCTCAATCATCTGGGTTGGAAGATGATCAAGAAGTCAGCGCTCATTAAGGATGGCTCTTGGAGGGGATACGGTGCTATAAATCAAGATTCGCAGTCGATAGCTTCGTTGACTTTCAGAGACGTCACCAGCACTACTTCTTTACCAACTTTAGATCTAGTCGTGGATCACCAACCTGAGTGGACCTGCGCTGGAAACTGCTCAACGAAGAAAGACAAGGAGAGTAGAGGAACACAATCGCTCAAGGGTAAATCACAAGGAAATAAAGGAAGAAAATCCAAGCAGAGGAGCACTGAGGTTTGGATATAAACTCGGTTGTGGACAATTCAAAGAGTCTTAAGTTTGATTTTGATGCTCGTTTTGTTTGTAGGTTTTTGAAGGCAGCTGTACTTATTTGGATGAGCTTGAGAAATAAAATGCACAATCAGTCGTGAGATGTAATCAATATTTCCACATCGTTTATTTATGCAATATACAGGGTGTAAT belongs to Garra rufa chromosome 3, GarRuf1.0, whole genome shotgun sequence and includes:
- the LOC141331397 gene encoding gap junction delta-2 protein-like → MAPSLSGQSCNMKTAVLAGNRAKVDLFQVLYFKRPARRDMTEWTLLKRLLDAVHQHSTMIGRLWLTVMVIFRLLIVAVATEDVYTDEQEMFVCNTLQPGCPNVCYDAFAPISQPRFWVFQIITVSTPSLCFIIYTWHNLSKQPEAEQSKEAYDRSCDSDSCSIKSHKHLGHSLADVLEGIANQSNQEKAPTKSSSGVLSKYYIFHVCFRAILEVGFVVAQWLLFGFHVPAHFVCSAKPCMQKVDCYVSRPTEKTIFLIFMFCVGIFCIFLNFLELNHLGWKMIKKSALIKDGSWRGYGAINQDSQSIASLTFRDVTSTTSLPTLDLVVDHQPEWTCAGNCSTKKDKESRGTQSLKGKSQGNKGRKSKQRSTEVWI